Proteins co-encoded in one Gossypium arboreum isolate Shixiya-1 chromosome 11, ASM2569848v2, whole genome shotgun sequence genomic window:
- the LOC108488559 gene encoding WAT1-related protein At5g64700-like isoform X1: MGSKKPFLVALLVHALSSGMILLSKAVFNMGMNISVFVFYRQVAGTIFMVPFAMVFEGKHAKPLSILTCLKIFMLASLGITLTLNIYGVALIYTSASLGAATINCIPVITFAFAVLLRMEKVRVKTVPGIAKVAGIVVCMAGVVTLAFYKGPALKPPFHLHNFRPHSGAQDGDHDHASSAKNWIIGCFLLLASCICWALWLVLQAHILKSYPSKLTFTSIQCLSSAVQSFIVAIALERDPRQWKLGWNFRLLAVVYCGIFVTGVAYYLQAWVIAKKGPVFHAVMIPSNLIMTSLGSVFLLGETINLGSVLGAIMLVISLYSVLWGKSKEQNVDNVGCLPVENQTQVKETAVSSSPRTSLST; this comes from the exons ATGGGGTCAAAGAAGCCTTTCCTGGTGGCGCTTCTAGTGCATGCTCTTTCTTCTGGCATGATCTTACTGTCCAAGGCAGTATTCAATATGGGTATGAATATATCTGTGTTTGTCTTCTACAGACAAGTTGCTGGAACAATTTTCATGGTCCCTTTCGCCATGGTTTTCGAAgg AAAACACGccaagccactttcaatactgACCTGTTTGAAGATTTTTATGCTTGCTTCGCTGGG gATTACCTTAACCTTGAATATTTACGGAGTAGCACTCATTTACACATCTGCAAGCCTTGGTGCTGCCACCATTAATTGCATTCCAGTCATAACGTTTGCCTTCGCAGTTTTACTCAG GATGGAGAAGGTGAGAGTGAAGACTGTACCTGGCATTGCAAAAGTTGCAGGTATAGTGGTGTGCATGGCTGGGGTTGTCACTCTAGCCTTTTACAAAGGTCCCGCTTTGAAACCTCCCTTCCATCTTCATAATTTCCGCCCCCATAGCGGCGCCCAGGATGGTGACCATGACCATGCTTCTTCTGCCAAAAATTGGATAATTGGATGTTTCCTCTTACTAGCTTCCTGCATATGTTGGGCTCTATGGCTTGTACTTCAG GCTCACATTTTGAAAAGCTACCCTTCCAAGCTTACTTTCACAAGCATTCAGTGCTTGTCGAGTGCGGTCCAGTCATTTATTGTTGCTATTGCTTTGGAAAGAGATCCTCGTCAGTGGAAGTTGGGATGGAATTTTAGACTGCTCGCAGTAGTTTATTGT GGGATTTTCGTGACCGGTGTTGCATACTACTTGCAAGCATGGGTGATTGCAAAGAAAGGGCCAGTTTTTCATGCAGTGATGATACCATCGAATCTAATAATGACAAGTCTTGGTTCTGTATTTCTATTAGGCGAGACCATTAACCTTGGAAG TGTTTTGGGTGCAATCATGTTAGTGATAAGCCTTTACAGTGTTTTATGGGGAAAGAGCAAAGAACAGAACGTTGATAACGTGGGTTGTTTGCCTGTTGAAAATCAAACACAAGTAAAGGAAACAGCCGTTAGCAGCAGCCCTCGGACATCGTTATCTACGTAA
- the LOC108488559 gene encoding WAT1-related protein At5g64700-like isoform X2: MGSKKPFLVALLVHALSSGMILLSKAVFNMGMNISVFVFYRQVAGTIFMVPFAMVFEGKHAKPLSILTCLKIFMLASLGITLTLNIYGVALIYTSASLGAATINCIPVITFAFAVLLRMEKVRVKTVPGIAKVAGIVVCMAGVVTLAFYKGPALKPPFHLHNFRPHSGAQDGDHDHASSAKNWIIGCFLLLASCICWALWLVLQGIFVTGVAYYLQAWVIAKKGPVFHAVMIPSNLIMTSLGSVFLLGETINLGSVLGAIMLVISLYSVLWGKSKEQNVDNVGCLPVENQTQVKETAVSSSPRTSLST, encoded by the exons ATGGGGTCAAAGAAGCCTTTCCTGGTGGCGCTTCTAGTGCATGCTCTTTCTTCTGGCATGATCTTACTGTCCAAGGCAGTATTCAATATGGGTATGAATATATCTGTGTTTGTCTTCTACAGACAAGTTGCTGGAACAATTTTCATGGTCCCTTTCGCCATGGTTTTCGAAgg AAAACACGccaagccactttcaatactgACCTGTTTGAAGATTTTTATGCTTGCTTCGCTGGG gATTACCTTAACCTTGAATATTTACGGAGTAGCACTCATTTACACATCTGCAAGCCTTGGTGCTGCCACCATTAATTGCATTCCAGTCATAACGTTTGCCTTCGCAGTTTTACTCAG GATGGAGAAGGTGAGAGTGAAGACTGTACCTGGCATTGCAAAAGTTGCAGGTATAGTGGTGTGCATGGCTGGGGTTGTCACTCTAGCCTTTTACAAAGGTCCCGCTTTGAAACCTCCCTTCCATCTTCATAATTTCCGCCCCCATAGCGGCGCCCAGGATGGTGACCATGACCATGCTTCTTCTGCCAAAAATTGGATAATTGGATGTTTCCTCTTACTAGCTTCCTGCATATGTTGGGCTCTATGGCTTGTACTTCAG GGGATTTTCGTGACCGGTGTTGCATACTACTTGCAAGCATGGGTGATTGCAAAGAAAGGGCCAGTTTTTCATGCAGTGATGATACCATCGAATCTAATAATGACAAGTCTTGGTTCTGTATTTCTATTAGGCGAGACCATTAACCTTGGAAG TGTTTTGGGTGCAATCATGTTAGTGATAAGCCTTTACAGTGTTTTATGGGGAAAGAGCAAAGAACAGAACGTTGATAACGTGGGTTGTTTGCCTGTTGAAAATCAAACACAAGTAAAGGAAACAGCCGTTAGCAGCAGCCCTCGGACATCGTTATCTACGTAA